The proteins below are encoded in one region of Xenopus laevis strain J_2021 chromosome 8L, Xenopus_laevis_v10.1, whole genome shotgun sequence:
- the LOC108699172 gene encoding trafficking protein particle complex subunit 6B isoform X4, producing the protein MSKQDMADEALFLLLHNEIISCVYKAGDQGDAENGKCITKLENMGFRVGQGLIERFTKDTARFKDELDIMKFVCKDFWTSVFKKQIDNLRTNHQGIYVLQDNKFRLITQMSAGKQYLEHAPKHNWHPLHLASFSEANVQMANQTTP; encoded by the exons ATGAGCAAGCAGGATATGGCTGATGAAGCTCTTTTCTTGCTCCTGCACAATGAGATTATATCCTGCGTGTATAAAGCAGGTGACCAGGGGGATGCG GAAAATGGAAAGTGTATTACTAAACTGGAGAACATGGGATTTCGTGTTGGACAAGGTTTAATAGAGag ATTTACCAAGGACACAGCAAGATTTAAAGATGAACTAGACATAATGAAATTTGTCTGCAAAGATTTTTGGACATCTGTGTTTAAGAAGCAGATTGACAATCTCCGGACCAATCATCAG ggcATTTATGTGCTTCAGGATAATAAATTCAGACTTATAACCCAGATGTCTGCAGGAAAACAGTATCTGGAACATGCACCAAAG CACAATTGGCATCCTCTCCACCTCGCATCTTTCTCAGAAGCCAATGTCCAGATGGCAAATCAGACTACGCCATGA
- the LOC108699172 gene encoding trafficking protein particle complex subunit 6B isoform X3, protein MSKQDMADEALFLLLHNEIISCVYKAGDQGDAENGKCITKLENMGFRVGQGLIERFTKDTARFKDELDIMKFVCKDFWTSVFKKQIDNLRTNHQGIYVLQDNKFRLITQMSAGKQYLEHAPKQSTIGILSTSHLSQKPMSRWQIRLRHENPANSK, encoded by the exons ATGAGCAAGCAGGATATGGCTGATGAAGCTCTTTTCTTGCTCCTGCACAATGAGATTATATCCTGCGTGTATAAAGCAGGTGACCAGGGGGATGCG GAAAATGGAAAGTGTATTACTAAACTGGAGAACATGGGATTTCGTGTTGGACAAGGTTTAATAGAGag ATTTACCAAGGACACAGCAAGATTTAAAGATGAACTAGACATAATGAAATTTGTCTGCAAAGATTTTTGGACATCTGTGTTTAAGAAGCAGATTGACAATCTCCGGACCAATCATCAG ggcATTTATGTGCTTCAGGATAATAAATTCAGACTTATAACCCAGATGTCTGCAGGAAAACAGTATCTGGAACATGCACCAAAG CAAAGCACAATTGGCATCCTCTCCACCTCGCATCTTTCTCAGAAGCCAATGTCCAGATGGCAAATCAGACTACGCCATGAAAATCCT